A genomic region of Salvelinus sp. IW2-2015 unplaced genomic scaffold, ASM291031v2 Un_scaffold5290, whole genome shotgun sequence contains the following coding sequences:
- the coq7 gene encoding 5-demethoxyubiquinone hydroxylase, mitochondrial isoform X1, which yields MMMQECAMLGSLVLRAPGGKIWSRRDNYESSSLGSLHWHTALPVQLSSRAYSVIPPPRDEAEKALLHSMLRVDHAGEYGANRIYAGQMAVLGRSQIGPLIQEMWDQEKKHLAKFNEILAENRVRPTLLLPLWNMAGFLLGAGTALLGKEGAMACTVAVEESISEHYNSQIRALMEEDPDRYVELLKLIKEFRDDEMEHHDTGLEHDAESVSPLSHFDL from the exons atgatgatgcaggagtgcgcaatgctggggagcctggtgcTTCGAGCTCCAGGAGGGAAGATttggagcaggcgtgacaattatgagtcgtcctccctcggcagcctccactggcaTACAG CACTACCAGTACAGCTCAGTTCTCGKGCATACAGTGTGATACCGCCCCCGCGCGACGAAGCAGAGAAGGCTCTGCTGCACAGTATGTTGCGGGTGGACCACGCAGGGGAATACGGTGCCAACCGCATCTACGCCGGCCAGATGGCAGTGTTGGGAAGGTCACAGATAGGACCGCTTATTCAG GAAATGTGGGATCAAGAGAAGAAGCATCTTGCCAAATTCAATGAGATCCTTGCAGAGAACAGAGTTCGCCCAACGTTGCTGTTGCCCCTCTGGAACATGGCAGGTTTTTTACTAG GAGCGGGCACCGCTCTACTGGGTAAGGAAGGGGCCATGGCCTGTACTGTGGCTGTGGAGGAGAGCATCTCAGAGCACTACAACAGCCAGATCAGAGCCCTCATGGAGGAGGACCCAGACAGATACGTAGAGCTGTTAAAA TTAATAAAGGAATTCCGAGATGATGAGATGGAACATCATGATACAGGACTGGAGCACGATGCTGAATCTGTAAGCCCTCTTTCCCACTTTGATCTTTAG
- the coq7 gene encoding 5-demethoxyubiquinone hydroxylase, mitochondrial isoform X2 has translation MQRAVFAHIALHDWTHVFSPLRIQQCLKHRALPVQLSSRAYSVIPPPRDEAEKALLHSMLRVDHAGEYGANRIYAGQMAVLGRSQIGPLIQEMWDQEKKHLAKFNEILAENRVRPTLLLPLWNMAGFLLGAGTALLGKEGAMACTVAVEESISEHYNSQIRALMEEDPDRYVELLKLIKEFRDDEMEHHDTGLEHDAESVSPLSHFDL, from the exons ATGCAACGAGCCGTTTTTGCACACATTGCATTGCATGACTGGACGCATGTTTTCAGTCCTTTGAGGATACAACAATGTTTGAAGCACAGAG CACTACCAGTACAGCTCAGTTCTCGKGCATACAGTGTGATACCGCCCCCGCGCGACGAAGCAGAGAAGGCTCTGCTGCACAGTATGTTGCGGGTGGACCACGCAGGGGAATACGGTGCCAACCGCATCTACGCCGGCCAGATGGCAGTGTTGGGAAGGTCACAGATAGGACCGCTTATTCAG GAAATGTGGGATCAAGAGAAGAAGCATCTTGCCAAATTCAATGAGATCCTTGCAGAGAACAGAGTTCGCCCAACGTTGCTGTTGCCCCTCTGGAACATGGCAGGTTTTTTACTAG GAGCGGGCACCGCTCTACTGGGTAAGGAAGGGGCCATGGCCTGTACTGTGGCTGTGGAGGAGAGCATCTCAGAGCACTACAACAGCCAGATCAGAGCCCTCATGGAGGAGGACCCAGACAGATACGTAGAGCTGTTAAAA TTAATAAAGGAATTCCGAGATGATGAGATGGAACATCATGATACAGGACTGGAGCACGATGCTGAATCTGTAAGCCCTCTTTCCCACTTTGATCTTTAG